Proteins encoded together in one Glandiceps talaboti chromosome 11, keGlaTala1.1, whole genome shotgun sequence window:
- the LOC144442419 gene encoding uncharacterized protein LOC144442419 isoform X1: METSTEYDTPTQSGDMPRSTDITMKCVKLETIDYQYQQDSVELIADQELGANFYSANNNQLLVPEDHSETVPDGTNECLTNNQGSSVNSGDTTFTQNINEGDNVMNTIAVKTEEEEDNQPTNKQSQCVVHEDRSRDEERPVIGENPRSEPYPTQIIQVTLHADTVERIDITQSNINEKETPLSQKKLCEVGNDSISSRKEKSFGSASIGKDPETSRGSAKHTTILTNTTQFVCEEHKQFNQKSHLKRQTTVDTTDRPFVCKECGKRFYRSVHLKRHIRIHTNDRLYVCKECGKGFNRSVNLKAHRRTHTNLRPFVCEECSKGFYLKSSFNAHMQIHINKKNVFKVFYKNNGLMKQMRVKTNKHACKKCGRGFSERSTLKRHIKIHSKKRPHVCKECGKGFTEKCNLKAHLHIHTGEKAFICKECGRGFYDSRCLKNHIRMHTNEKPFRCKECGKGFPASSNLKRHLRIHSNERPYVCIECGIGFNEKCNLKAHMRIHTNERSFVCKECGKGFNQSSTMKVHMRIHTNERSFVCKECGKGFKRSGTMKTHMKTHTQEQNSQK; encoded by the coding sequence ATGTGTGAAATTAGAAACCATAGACTACCAGTATCAACAAGACTCAGTGGAGCTGATAGCTGATCAAGAACTTGGAGCAAACTTCTACTCAGCTAATAATAACCAGTTATTGGTTCCAGAAGATCATTCTGAAACTGTACCTGACGGGACCAATGAATGTTTAACAAACAATCAAGGCTCTTCTGTCAATTCTGGAGACACTACTTTTACACAGAATATAAATGAAGGTGATAATGTAATGAATACCATAGCAGTGAAGACAGAAGAAGAAGAGGATaatcaaccaacaaacaaacaatctcAGTGTGTAGTACATGAGGACAGATCTAGAGATGAAGAAAGACCTGTTATTGGAGAAAATCCCAGGAGCGAACCATATCCAACTCAAATAATACAAGTCACACTGCATGCAGATACTGTTGAAAGGATAGATATTACACAATCAAACATCAATGAAAAGGAAACTCCACTTAGCCAAAAGAAACTCTGTGAAGTTGGGAATGATTCTATATCTTCAAGAAAAGAAAAGTCATTTGGGAGTGCTAGTATTGGTAAAGATCCTGAAACAAGTAGAGGTTCGGCAAAGCACACAACAATACTCACAAATACAACACAATTTGTATGTGAAGAACATAAACAGTTTAATCAAAAAAGTCATCTGAAAAGACAGACAACAGTCGACACAACTGatagaccatttgtatgtaaagagtgtggtaaacgGTTTTATCGGAGTGTTCATCTAAAAAGACATATTAGAATCCACACGAATGATCGACTTtatgtatgtaaagaatgtggtaaagggtttaatcgaaGTGTTAATTTAAAGGCACATAGAAGGACACACACAAATttaagaccatttgtatgtgaagAGTGTAGTAAAGGATTTTATTTAAAGAGTAGTTTTAATGCGCACATGCAAATTCATATAAAcaagaaaaatgttttcaaagtaTTTTATAAGAATAATGGTCTAATGAAACAAATGAGggtcaaaacaaataaacatgcaTGTAAAAAGTGTGGGAGAGGTTTCAGTGAACGTAGCACCTTGAAAAGACACATTAAAATCCACAGTAAGAAACGACCACATGTGTGCAAAGAATGCGGTAAAGGGTTTACTGAAAAGTGCAATTTGAAGGCGCACCTCCACATACACACTGGTGAAAAAGCATttatatgtaaagagtgtggaaGAGGGTTTTATGATAGTCGTTGTCTTAAGAATCACATTAGAATGCACACAAATGAGAAACCATTTcgatgtaaggagtgtggtaaaggttttCCTGCAAGTAGCAATCTGAAGAGACACCTTCGAATTCACAGTAATGAAAGGCCGTATGTTTGTATAGAATGTGGTATAGGATTTAATGAAAAATGCAATTTGAAGGCACACATgaggatacacacaaatgaGAGATCAtttgtgtgtaaagaatgtggtaaagggtttaatcaaagtAGTACTATGAAGGTACACATgaggatacacacaaatgaGAGATCAtttgtgtgtaaagaatgtggtaaagggtttaaacGAAGTGGTACTATGAAGACACACATGAAAACCCATACTCAAGAACAAAATTCACAGAAGTAG